A single Aggregatilinea lenta DNA region contains:
- a CDS encoding sensor histidine kinase produces the protein MTIRTRLTFLYSSLLAIVILMFSTATSGILNWTLRNQVDESLYKALNDVQSSALTSGSQDSNSWTAYKKFNDLLSSGVFVQIWGHDAASQEPYLYETSLSMGNDLSLDPAVLDSRDPVYSDVYVRGAHLRVAASPLQTGGELYGYIQVATSLRTVDAAIDRLLKIMLVSGAFTLLASLLLGDVLARRALKPIEAIGETARQITAADDLGRRIPNQGPQDEIGRLATTFNQTLERLEQLFNVQRRFVADVSHEMRTPLTSIQGNLDLMRRIGYDEEAMEAIESESRRMTRLVDDLLLLAKADAGRLPLDHGLVELDTLVLEVYNQALVLTHGVTVHLGDIDQAQVMGDADRLKQLLLNLVSNGIKYTPKGGSVTITLARDGDQATITVCDTGMGIPETDLPHIFDRFYRVDKARSRAQGGTGLGLSIAKWIADVHGGELSVSSHVGTGTTFTLRLPLVNPAPSHADDAPAPAVSKRVRTPRLNRS, from the coding sequence ATGACGATTCGCACGCGCCTTACATTCCTCTATTCCAGCTTGTTGGCAATCGTCATCCTCATGTTTAGTACTGCGACGTCCGGTATCTTAAACTGGACGCTGCGCAATCAGGTGGATGAGAGTCTCTACAAAGCGCTGAACGACGTGCAGAGCAGCGCCCTGACCAGCGGCTCGCAAGACAGCAACAGCTGGACGGCTTATAAGAAGTTCAACGACCTGCTGTCGTCGGGCGTATTCGTGCAGATCTGGGGCCACGACGCCGCCTCGCAGGAGCCGTATCTGTACGAAACGTCGCTGAGCATGGGCAACGACCTGTCGCTCGATCCCGCCGTGCTGGACAGCCGCGATCCGGTCTACAGCGACGTCTACGTGCGCGGCGCGCACCTGCGTGTGGCGGCCTCGCCGCTGCAGACGGGCGGCGAGCTGTACGGCTACATCCAGGTGGCGACCTCGCTGCGCACCGTGGACGCGGCCATCGACCGTCTGCTGAAGATCATGCTGGTCAGCGGCGCGTTTACGCTGCTGGCGTCGCTGCTGCTGGGCGACGTGCTGGCGCGGCGCGCGCTCAAGCCGATTGAGGCGATCGGGGAGACGGCGCGCCAGATCACCGCCGCCGACGACCTGGGCCGCCGCATCCCCAACCAGGGGCCGCAGGACGAAATTGGCCGTCTCGCCACCACCTTCAACCAGACGCTGGAACGCCTCGAACAGCTCTTCAACGTGCAGCGCCGCTTCGTCGCGGACGTCTCGCACGAGATGCGTACGCCATTGACGTCGATCCAGGGCAACCTGGACCTGATGCGCCGCATCGGGTACGACGAGGAGGCGATGGAGGCCATCGAGAGCGAGTCGCGGCGCATGACGCGGCTGGTGGACGACCTGCTGCTGCTGGCGAAGGCCGACGCGGGACGGCTGCCACTCGACCACGGGCTGGTGGAGCTGGATACGCTGGTGCTCGAAGTTTATAACCAGGCGCTGGTGCTGACGCACGGCGTGACGGTGCACCTGGGAGACATCGACCAGGCGCAGGTCATGGGCGACGCCGACCGGCTGAAGCAGCTCCTGCTCAACCTCGTCTCGAACGGCATCAAATACACACCCAAAGGCGGTTCCGTGACGATCACCCTCGCGCGCGACGGCGACCAGGCCACCATCACCGTGTGCGACACGGGCATGGGCATCCCCGAAACGGATCTGCCGCACATCTTCGATCGCTTCTACCGCGTCGACAAGGCGCGCTCGCGGGCGCAGGGCGGAACCGGGCTGGGCCTGTCCATTGCCAAGTGGATCGCGGACGTGCATGGGGGCGAGCTGAGCGTGTCCAGCCACGTCGGGACCGGCACGACGTTCACGCTGCGGCTGCCGCTGGTCAACCCTGCGCCATCCCACGCGGACGACGCGCCTGCCCCTGCGGTGAGCAAACGCGTCCGCACGCCGCGCCTGAACCGGTCGTGA
- a CDS encoding MFS transporter, producing the protein MLNLWRDMGRDTRWVMTSYWLWGVGEGLWLYMQPLYVKSLGATPAQTGVVLSMWGMARLIFILPVGILADRSPARRLMLPGWYAGVGGVLMIALAPDWRWAIPGFFMYGLSAVAIPITNLYLTQSLRHDPTRNPSLPIQASLTALWAAYSAGLVVSPTVGGLIGDWVSLRAVFVCSTVGFALSTAAVRRTTDYPAPVQPTHGQSDRSTLRRWPVLSPFILVTLAFVALYVGQTLSPQYLEEAGGFSRSSIGVFGSLNALGTAVISLGLGRLSSWRAFFASLLLVALAFGLLLTTGAWPVVVVAYFMLGAYNAARPLAVSIISERVPEHLRGTAYALVDTLAGLAYLLGNVAAGALYGIDPRWPFWTGIAGIAVAILFARLIPRQPHERNPDPVSAYTSAEPG; encoded by the coding sequence GTGCTGAACCTGTGGCGCGATATGGGGCGCGATACCCGCTGGGTGATGACGTCCTACTGGCTGTGGGGCGTGGGCGAGGGCCTGTGGCTCTACATGCAGCCGCTATACGTGAAGTCGCTGGGCGCGACGCCCGCGCAGACCGGCGTGGTGCTGAGTATGTGGGGCATGGCGCGGCTGATCTTCATCCTGCCTGTGGGCATCCTGGCCGACCGCTCGCCCGCGCGGCGGCTGATGCTGCCCGGCTGGTACGCCGGCGTAGGCGGCGTGCTGATGATCGCGCTCGCGCCCGACTGGCGTTGGGCCATTCCCGGCTTTTTCATGTACGGCCTATCGGCGGTGGCGATCCCGATCACGAACCTGTACCTGACGCAGAGCCTGCGCCACGATCCCACGCGCAACCCGTCCCTGCCGATCCAGGCGTCGCTGACGGCGCTGTGGGCGGCCTACTCGGCGGGGCTGGTCGTGTCGCCCACAGTCGGCGGGCTGATCGGGGACTGGGTCAGCCTGCGCGCGGTGTTCGTGTGCAGCACGGTCGGCTTCGCGCTGAGCACCGCCGCCGTCCGGCGCACCACCGATTATCCGGCCCCTGTCCAACCCACACATGGCCAGAGCGACCGGTCTACGCTGCGCCGCTGGCCCGTGCTGTCCCCATTCATCCTGGTGACGCTGGCATTCGTGGCGCTGTACGTGGGCCAGACGCTCTCGCCGCAGTACCTGGAAGAGGCCGGTGGCTTCTCGCGCTCGTCGATCGGCGTGTTCGGATCGCTCAATGCGCTGGGCACGGCGGTGATTAGCCTGGGGCTGGGGCGGCTGTCGTCGTGGCGGGCGTTTTTTGCTAGCCTCTTACTTGTAGCCCTGGCATTCGGCCTGCTGCTGACGACCGGCGCATGGCCGGTCGTGGTGGTGGCGTATTTTATGCTGGGCGCGTACAACGCGGCGCGTCCGCTGGCGGTGAGCATCATCAGTGAGCGCGTGCCGGAGCACCTGCGCGGCACGGCCTATGCCCTGGTCGATACGCTGGCCGGGCTGGCCTACCTGCTCGGCAACGTCGCCGCCGGGGCGCTGTACGGCATCGATCCGCGCTGGCCGTTCTGGACGGGCATCGCCGGGATCGCCGTCGCGATCCTGTTCGCGCGCTTGATCCCGCGCCAGCCGCACGAACGGAACCCGGACCCGGTCTCTGCGTATACTTCAGCAGAACCAGGTTAG
- a CDS encoding response regulator transcription factor, producing MPERILVIEDEARIAQFLKRGLIYEGFRVDVAYDGPSGLEMARDTPPDLVILDWMLPGLDGIEVCRRLRAAGDVPILMLTAKEEVADRVQGLNAGADDYLVKPFSFDELIARIRALFRRSAPSSRPEILKFADLTLDTGTHRAQRGTRFIDLTAKEYELLELFMHNPRRVLTREMIFDRVWSYDFGGESNIIEVYVRYLRQKTEEGGEPRLIHTVRGVGYVLREE from the coding sequence ATGCCCGAACGCATCCTGGTCATTGAAGACGAAGCACGCATCGCGCAGTTTTTGAAGCGTGGCCTCATCTACGAAGGCTTTCGTGTGGACGTGGCGTATGATGGTCCCAGTGGCCTGGAAATGGCGCGCGACACGCCGCCCGATCTGGTGATCCTGGACTGGATGCTGCCCGGCCTGGACGGGATCGAGGTGTGCCGCCGCCTGCGCGCGGCGGGCGACGTGCCGATCCTGATGCTGACCGCGAAAGAAGAAGTCGCGGATCGCGTGCAGGGCCTGAACGCCGGGGCGGATGACTACCTCGTCAAGCCGTTCTCGTTCGACGAGCTGATCGCCCGTATTCGCGCGCTGTTCCGGCGCAGCGCGCCCTCGTCGCGTCCGGAAATCCTCAAGTTTGCGGACCTGACGCTGGACACCGGCACGCACCGTGCCCAGCGTGGCACCCGCTTCATCGACCTGACCGCCAAAGAGTACGAGCTGCTGGAACTGTTCATGCACAACCCGCGCCGCGTGCTGACGCGCGAGATGATCTTCGACCGCGTGTGGAGCTACGACTTCGGCGGCGAGAGCAATATCATTGAGGTGTACGTGCGCTACCTGCGCCAGAAGACGGAAGAAGGCGGCGAGCCGCGCCTGATCCACACCGTGCGCGGCGTCGGCTACGTGCTCCGCGAAGAGTAG
- a CDS encoding YfcE family phosphodiesterase — protein sequence MKVGILSDTHNNAANTRRALDAFRARRVERLIHCGDVTNAETVLLFAGWTVTFVWGNMDAYRDELIAATRMIGAAGPQYSATVSAGECLIGVTHGHDYGLLTGLIMAGKYTYVCHGHTHERRDEFRRPYSVRVLNPGALGGSCPQSRSICVLDTDADTADFIEFPNMR from the coding sequence ATGAAAGTCGGCATCCTTTCCGACACGCACAACAACGCCGCGAACACGCGGCGCGCGCTGGACGCGTTCCGCGCGCGCCGCGTGGAGCGCCTGATCCACTGCGGCGACGTCACCAACGCGGAGACGGTGCTGCTGTTCGCCGGGTGGACCGTTACGTTCGTGTGGGGGAACATGGACGCCTACCGCGACGAGCTGATCGCCGCGACGCGTATGATCGGCGCGGCAGGCCCGCAGTACAGCGCGACGGTCAGCGCGGGAGAGTGCCTGATCGGCGTGACGCACGGGCACGACTACGGCCTGCTGACCGGCCTGATTATGGCGGGCAAATATACGTACGTTTGTCACGGCCACACCCACGAGCGCCGTGACGAGTTCCGGCGGCCCTACAGCGTGCGCGTGCTCAACCCCGGCGCGTTGGGCGGCAGCTGCCCCCAGTCTCGCTCGATCTGCGTGCTGGACACGGACGCCGATACCGCTGACTTCATCGAATTCCCCAACATGCGCTAG
- a CDS encoding YkvA family protein, which translates to MAKQKQKNYDPDILSRLFNNLMLSGRLLFDRRVGNGAKLIPLLVALYILSPIDLLPDVLLPFGIMDDLGALVFGLQMFIHNAPPEVVAEYRGQIPGEGKRKRKAAPEHDVIEGKYEVKDE; encoded by the coding sequence ATGGCAAAACAAAAGCAAAAAAACTATGACCCCGACATTCTGTCGCGGTTGTTCAATAACTTGATGCTGTCGGGGCGGCTGCTGTTCGACCGCCGCGTCGGGAATGGCGCGAAGCTGATCCCGCTGCTGGTGGCGCTCTACATCCTGTCGCCGATCGACCTGCTGCCGGACGTGCTGCTGCCGTTTGGCATCATGGACGATCTGGGCGCGCTGGTCTTCGGCTTGCAGATGTTCATCCACAACGCGCCGCCGGAAGTCGTCGCGGAATATCGCGGCCAGATCCCCGGCGAGGGCAAACGCAAGCGCAAGGCGGCGCCGGAGCACGACGTCATCGAAGGCAAGTACGAAGTCAAGGACGAATGA
- the dhaL gene encoding dihydroxyacetone kinase subunit DhaL gives MATPSLTVHETQEMLVYLCRQMVGYTEVLTEADKAIGDGDHGIGMARGFEAVRQKLEAGSFAALDDLFKAAGMALITSTGGASGIIFGTWFRGGAKRLGGVTVLDAQGLSAWLVDGLAAVKARGKTQAGDKTMVDALEPAALTSVQVASDPLDEALAAVSEAARTGMEATKDMIASVGRAKTLGERSLGHPDPGALSTYLILKSMWDYAAGVQPPER, from the coding sequence ATGGCGACACCATCGCTCACCGTGCACGAAACGCAAGAGATGCTGGTCTACCTCTGCCGGCAGATGGTCGGGTACACCGAGGTGCTGACCGAGGCGGATAAGGCCATTGGCGACGGCGATCACGGTATTGGCATGGCGCGCGGCTTTGAGGCGGTCCGCCAGAAGCTGGAGGCCGGAAGCTTTGCGGCGCTGGACGATCTGTTCAAGGCCGCAGGCATGGCGTTGATCACCTCGACGGGCGGCGCTTCCGGCATCATTTTTGGGACGTGGTTCCGGGGCGGCGCGAAGCGCCTGGGCGGCGTCACCGTCCTGGACGCGCAGGGCTTATCGGCGTGGCTGGTCGATGGGCTGGCGGCGGTGAAGGCGCGCGGCAAAACGCAGGCGGGCGACAAAACGATGGTCGATGCGCTGGAACCGGCGGCGCTCACCTCGGTTCAGGTGGCCTCCGACCCGCTCGACGAGGCGCTCGCGGCGGTATCCGAAGCGGCCAGAACCGGCATGGAAGCGACGAAGGACATGATCGCTTCCGTGGGCCGGGCCAAGACACTCGGCGAGCGGTCGTTAGGGCATCCCGATCCGGGCGCGCTATCGACCTACCTGATTCTCAAGTCAATGTGGGACTATGCCGCCGGGGTCCAGCCGCCCGAACGCTAG
- a CDS encoding MFS transporter — protein MSATVYSDSFEGLDDATYQRRKRAWAMYDWANSAFATTVLAAVLPAYYSSVAGANLPSEATATGYWSLTLAIGLFIVAIISPILGTVSDIVRGKKKFLSLFVGIGVVGTGLLVFVGTGDWLLASILFIIGRVGFSASIVFYDALLPHVARPDDVDRLSTTGYATGYLGGGLLLAINIVMIFVLGNEWGARWSFVSVAIWWAVFSIPLFITVPEPPAATAALEAGASVIGASITRLRQTFRDLRQYRELFKFLVAFLIYNDGIGTIIGIAVIYGAELGFGTLELVAALLLVQFVGIPFSFVFGRIPYKGERNRAFFLAFILWNLIMLPVVGLGGKMLLGEDLTGAPLPDYAAVSEVPGTGVYSPAEGEIVARGSIAPSSGEGAPAFEPDDMAAWDEAIVPDAEFDDETLTYLSTVEPGAAYQITYHGTSVKLFFSEGPDRGIFRVYLDDAPYDVEGDDDDLALGEMNAYRRTVRWNNALTIDAEDEGEHRILVVNTGASDEDANGTRIDVGRVEILPPPRTSNLAMILGVLALLELGGLALAWTAGKRWVAGLADTLNTKRSVLLSIGIYSVIAVWGFVIDSVLEFWLLAWMVAIVQGGSQALSRSLYASMSPRAKSGEFFGFFSVMEKFAGIIGPIIFAAVIVVFGSSRPAVLSLIALFIVGGLLLSRVDVEEGRAVAKAEDEALFGSGAVKGGPHTD, from the coding sequence CGTGCTGGCCGCCGTCCTGCCCGCCTATTACAGCTCCGTCGCCGGGGCCAACCTGCCCAGCGAGGCAACCGCTACCGGCTATTGGAGCCTCACGCTAGCGATCGGGCTGTTCATCGTCGCCATCATCTCCCCGATCCTGGGCACCGTGTCGGACATCGTGCGCGGCAAGAAAAAGTTCCTCTCGCTGTTTGTCGGCATCGGCGTGGTCGGGACCGGGCTGCTGGTCTTCGTCGGCACGGGCGACTGGCTGCTGGCCTCGATCCTGTTCATCATCGGGCGCGTGGGCTTTTCGGCCTCGATCGTGTTCTACGACGCGCTGCTGCCGCACGTCGCCAGGCCGGACGACGTCGATCGCCTGTCCACCACGGGCTACGCGACCGGCTACCTGGGCGGCGGTCTGCTGCTGGCGATCAACATCGTGATGATCTTCGTGCTCGGCAACGAATGGGGCGCGCGCTGGTCGTTCGTCAGCGTGGCGATCTGGTGGGCGGTGTTCTCCATTCCGCTGTTCATCACCGTGCCGGAACCGCCCGCTGCCACCGCCGCGCTGGAAGCAGGCGCGAGCGTCATCGGCGCGAGCATCACCCGCCTGCGCCAGACCTTCCGCGACCTGCGCCAGTACCGCGAGCTGTTCAAGTTCCTGGTTGCGTTCCTGATCTACAACGATGGCATCGGCACGATCATCGGCATCGCGGTCATTTACGGCGCGGAATTGGGCTTCGGCACGCTGGAACTGGTCGCGGCGCTGCTGCTGGTGCAGTTCGTGGGCATCCCGTTTAGCTTCGTCTTCGGGCGCATCCCCTACAAGGGCGAGCGCAACCGCGCGTTCTTCCTGGCGTTCATTCTGTGGAACCTGATCATGCTGCCGGTCGTCGGGCTGGGCGGCAAGATGCTGCTTGGCGAAGATCTGACCGGCGCGCCGCTGCCCGATTACGCGGCGGTGAGCGAGGTGCCGGGCACGGGCGTCTACAGCCCGGCGGAGGGCGAGATCGTGGCGCGCGGCAGCATCGCACCATCCTCCGGCGAGGGCGCGCCCGCGTTCGAGCCGGACGATATGGCTGCCTGGGACGAAGCGATCGTGCCTGACGCCGAATTCGACGACGAGACGCTGACGTACCTCTCGACCGTGGAGCCGGGCGCGGCCTATCAGATCACCTATCACGGCACGTCGGTGAAACTGTTTTTCTCTGAGGGACCGGATCGCGGCATCTTCCGCGTGTATCTCGACGACGCGCCCTACGACGTCGAGGGCGACGACGACGATCTGGCGCTGGGCGAAATGAACGCCTACCGGCGCACGGTGCGCTGGAACAACGCACTGACCATCGACGCCGAAGACGAGGGCGAGCACCGCATCCTGGTGGTCAACACGGGCGCCAGCGACGAAGACGCAAACGGCACGCGCATTGATGTGGGCCGCGTGGAGATCCTGCCGCCGCCGCGCACGTCCAATCTGGCGATGATCCTGGGCGTGCTGGCCCTGCTGGAACTGGGTGGGCTGGCGCTGGCCTGGACCGCCGGCAAACGGTGGGTCGCCGGGCTGGCGGATACGCTCAACACCAAGCGCTCGGTGCTGCTGTCGATCGGCATCTACAGCGTGATCGCCGTCTGGGGCTTCGTCATCGACTCCGTGCTGGAGTTCTGGCTGCTGGCGTGGATGGTCGCCATCGTGCAGGGCGGCAGTCAGGCACTCAGCCGCAGCCTGTATGCCAGCATGAGTCCGCGCGCCAAGAGCGGCGAGTTCTTCGGCTTCTTCAGCGTCATGGAGAAGTTCGCGGGCATCATCGGCCCGATCATCTTCGCAGCGGTGATCGTCGTGTTTGGGAGCAGCCGCCCGGCGGTGCTCAGCCTGATCGCGCTGTTCATCGTGGGCGGGCTGCTGCTGTCGCGCGTCGACGTGGAAGAGGGGCGCGCTGTCGCCAAAGCCGAAGACGAAGCGTTGTTCGGCAGCGGCGCGGTCAAGGGCGGGCCTCATACGGATTAA
- a CDS encoding dihydroxyacetone kinase subunit DhaK — protein MRKAKKILNDPKNVVPEMLDGLVATYNGRVRKLDGVTAMARVDIPDGKVALLIGGGSGHEPAYHGYVGDNMADGAALGNVFAAPTPDIILEATKAIHRGKGVLYLYGNYAGDILNFDMAAELAADEGIEVQTLLIRDDVACGPIENRRGIGGAMLAVKIAGGAAATLDTLDGVVRVTSKALDNIRSVSVALHAGSIPETGQFTFDLPDDEIEIGMGVHGETGVWREKMVPTDVLVDKMLELILQDLPFERGDEVCVLVNGAGSTTNMELLIANRRVLQILDANGIAVHESVAGSLFTTQEMAGFSISLMRLDDELKRYYDMPIRSFGWTKW, from the coding sequence GTGAGAAAAGCAAAAAAGATTCTTAATGACCCTAAAAATGTCGTTCCTGAGATGCTGGACGGCCTCGTTGCCACGTACAACGGGCGCGTCCGCAAGCTGGATGGCGTGACGGCCATGGCCCGCGTCGATATTCCTGACGGCAAGGTGGCGCTGCTGATCGGCGGTGGCAGCGGGCACGAGCCAGCCTATCACGGCTATGTGGGCGATAACATGGCTGACGGTGCGGCTCTGGGGAACGTTTTCGCCGCGCCGACGCCTGACATTATTCTTGAAGCGACGAAAGCCATTCACCGGGGCAAAGGCGTTCTGTACCTCTATGGCAACTATGCCGGTGACATCCTCAACTTCGATATGGCTGCGGAGCTGGCCGCCGACGAAGGCATCGAGGTTCAGACGCTGCTGATCCGGGATGACGTCGCCTGCGGCCCCATCGAAAACCGGCGGGGCATCGGCGGCGCGATGCTTGCGGTCAAGATCGCGGGCGGCGCTGCCGCGACACTCGACACGCTGGACGGCGTCGTCCGCGTGACGTCCAAAGCGCTCGACAACATCCGCTCCGTTTCCGTTGCCCTCCATGCCGGATCGATCCCCGAAACGGGGCAGTTTACCTTCGATCTGCCGGACGATGAGATCGAGATCGGCATGGGCGTGCACGGCGAGACGGGCGTCTGGCGCGAGAAGATGGTCCCCACGGACGTGCTGGTCGACAAGATGCTGGAGCTGATTTTGCAGGATCTGCCCTTCGAGCGCGGCGACGAAGTCTGTGTGCTGGTCAACGGCGCAGGCTCGACCACGAATATGGAGCTGCTCATCGCCAACCGGCGCGTGCTTCAGATCCTGGACGCGAACGGCATTGCCGTACACGAGAGCGTCGCCGGGTCGCTGTTCACGACTCAGGAAATGGCCGGGTTCTCCATCAGCCTGATGCGCCTGGACGACGAGCTGAAACGCTATTACGACATGCCCATCCGGTCCTTTGGGTGGACCAAGTGGTGA
- a CDS encoding histidine phosphatase family protein, translating to MAFLYLIRHPQTQPDPAVPASQWALNDEGRSQVTGLMAARFWQGVSAVYTSFQPKATVVGDAVQAAHGIPSVPVEGLDEARRDEWVPAEGFRAAQAAFFSRVYTPPLPGWESAYDAQARFSAAMDGVLARHSAAETLAVVSHASVLTLYVAYLLHEMPSYDAWSALGFAAIMTLDRASLRPITGFLEAPYTGLPYTTGRRRI from the coding sequence GTGGCGTTCCTGTACCTGATCCGCCATCCGCAGACGCAGCCCGACCCGGCGGTTCCCGCGTCACAGTGGGCGCTCAACGACGAAGGCCGCAGTCAGGTGACCGGCCTGATGGCGGCGCGTTTCTGGCAGGGCGTCAGCGCCGTCTATACCAGCTTCCAGCCCAAGGCGACGGTCGTCGGCGACGCGGTCCAGGCCGCGCACGGCATCCCGTCCGTGCCGGTCGAGGGTCTGGACGAAGCGCGCCGTGACGAATGGGTCCCGGCGGAGGGCTTCCGCGCGGCGCAGGCAGCCTTCTTTTCACGCGTGTATACGCCGCCGCTGCCCGGCTGGGAATCGGCGTACGATGCGCAGGCGCGCTTCTCCGCCGCGATGGACGGCGTGCTGGCGCGTCACAGCGCCGCCGAGACGCTCGCGGTCGTGTCGCACGCGTCCGTGCTGACGCTGTACGTGGCGTACCTGCTGCACGAGATGCCCTCTTACGATGCATGGAGCGCGCTTGGCTTCGCGGCGATCATGACTCTCGACCGCGCCTCCCTGCGCCCGATCACCGGCTTTTTGGAAGCGCCCTACACCGGGCTGCCTTACACCACAGGTCGCCGCCGTATATGA
- a CDS encoding PDZ domain-containing protein, translating into MRTGALIGKTTLIVTAALALMLGALGLSGVVSAADQIPVTVAAQQEAGSAWLGVGVQDSPDGVLVMEVADGSPADEAGVRVGDVITTIDDTEIDTVDTLLSTLAGYAPGDEVTLTTTYRDVESEHAVTLGERPADLEAQPTTPDEPNQGLELGTLDFLGLNLTVETGGLRVNSIAAGSPLAGSGLEEGDLITSIGGLSVEDLNSPRDVMQMLMQGGTLDVVIERDGVEQTLEIDLMGLGDVEVPSYDFDFNFGMGDMLGNMGQRLHDLLGVEVARTDEGLQITALDADSPLVDLGFAEGDVVTAINGTALADLDMSAAESIFNAVKDSQTLTITVLRDGEAQDIDVDLSALDLPDFSAMHMGMLDDFGPMLRAHLGVDVTWTGEGLELTALDADSPLADLGFAEGDVVTAVNGTALTGLDLSAIESIASDVQSSQTLTITVLRDGAEQDIDVDLSALDFTAMMPFISAMPFHMGEGMMGQGYGYGYGMMQPPTQLGVQYRVLTADVAAEEGLDLEEGALIEQVYADTPAEEAGLQEGDVVVAVDGEDVDAEHTLSDRLNAYEAGDTVTLTVVRDGEAQSIDVTLGARSGGMRFQFRTESGRGNNTPFQMPRRGNQGQQDTSPRQQGQTPRSGSDQSQPNEAAPGTGGSQQSNGPAASGQSA; encoded by the coding sequence GTGCGTACTGGAGCTTTAATAGGGAAAACAACCCTGATCGTCACCGCAGCGCTGGCTTTGATGCTGGGCGCGCTGGGACTGTCAGGCGTGGTGAGCGCGGCGGACCAAATCCCCGTGACCGTGGCGGCTCAACAGGAAGCTGGCAGCGCGTGGTTGGGCGTCGGCGTGCAAGACTCGCCGGACGGCGTGCTGGTGATGGAAGTGGCTGACGGCTCGCCCGCCGATGAAGCCGGTGTGCGTGTGGGTGACGTGATCACCACGATCGACGACACCGAAATCGACACCGTAGACACGCTGCTGTCCACGCTGGCCGGTTATGCCCCCGGCGACGAGGTCACGCTGACCACGACTTACCGCGATGTCGAATCCGAGCATGCCGTGACCTTGGGTGAGCGCCCCGCCGATCTTGAGGCGCAGCCCACCACACCCGACGAGCCGAACCAGGGACTTGAGCTGGGCACGCTGGACTTCCTGGGCCTGAACCTTACGGTGGAAACGGGCGGCCTGCGCGTGAACTCGATTGCAGCCGGTTCGCCCCTGGCCGGTTCCGGGCTGGAAGAAGGCGACCTGATCACCAGTATCGGCGGTCTGTCGGTCGAAGACCTGAACAGCCCGCGTGACGTGATGCAAATGCTGATGCAGGGCGGCACGCTGGACGTGGTCATCGAGCGCGACGGCGTAGAGCAGACGCTCGAAATCGACCTGATGGGCCTGGGCGACGTGGAAGTTCCGAGCTATGACTTCGACTTCAACTTCGGCATGGGCGACATGCTGGGCAACATGGGCCAGCGCCTGCACGACCTGCTCGGCGTCGAAGTCGCGCGCACGGACGAGGGCCTGCAGATCACCGCGTTGGACGCGGATTCGCCGCTGGTGGACCTCGGCTTCGCGGAGGGCGATGTGGTGACGGCGATCAACGGCACGGCCCTGGCCGACCTGGACATGAGCGCCGCCGAGTCGATCTTCAATGCCGTGAAGGACAGCCAGACGCTGACCATCACCGTGCTGCGCGACGGCGAAGCACAGGATATCGACGTGGACCTGTCCGCGTTGGACCTGCCCGACTTCTCCGCGATGCACATGGGCATGCTGGATGACTTCGGGCCGATGCTGCGCGCGCACCTGGGCGTGGACGTTACCTGGACCGGTGAGGGTCTCGAACTGACCGCGCTGGACGCGGATTCGCCGCTGGCGGACCTCGGCTTCGCGGAGGGCGACGTGGTGACGGCGGTCAACGGTACGGCCCTGACCGGCCTGGACCTGAGCGCGATCGAGTCGATCGCCAGCGACGTCCAGAGCAGCCAGACGCTGACCATCACCGTGCTGCGTGACGGCGCGGAACAGGATATCGACGTGGACCTGTCCGCCCTGGACTTCACCGCGATGATGCCTTTTATCTCCGCGATGCCGTTCCATATGGGCGAGGGTATGATGGGTCAGGGCTACGGCTATGGCTATGGCATGATGCAGCCCCCGACGCAGCTGGGCGTGCAGTACCGCGTGCTGACGGCTGACGTCGCCGCCGAAGAGGGGTTGGACCTCGAAGAAGGCGCGTTGATCGAGCAGGTCTACGCGGACACGCCCGCCGAAGAAGCGGGTCTGCAAGAGGGTGACGTCGTGGTAGCCGTCGATGGTGAGGACGTGGACGCCGAGCATACCCTGAGCGACCGTCTGAACGCCTACGAAGCGGGCGACACGGTGACGCTGACCGTCGTGCGCGACGGCGAAGCGCAGTCGATCGACGTGACGCTGGGCGCGCGTTCCGGAGGCATGCGCTTCCAGTTCCGCACCGAGTCAGGACGTGGCAATAACACCCCGTTCCAGATGCCGCGTCGTGGCAACCAGGGCCAGCAGGACACCTCGCCGCGCCAGCAGGGCCAGACGCCCCGCAGCGGCAGTGACCAGTCTCAGCCGAACGAGGCCGCGCCGGGCACCGGCGGCTCGCAGCAGTCGAACGGCCCTGCGGCCAGCGGCCAGTCGGCCTGA